The following are encoded together in the Equus quagga isolate Etosha38 chromosome 1, UCLA_HA_Equagga_1.0, whole genome shotgun sequence genome:
- the LOC124227731 gene encoding olfactory receptor 13C8, whose protein sequence is MGRTNDSMLTEFVLVGLSAHPKLQTVFFALVLWMYLMILLGNGILISVIIYDSHLHTPMYFFLCNLSFLDICYTSSSVPLILDSFLTVRKRVSFSGCMVQMFLSFAMGATECVLLGMMALDRYVAICYPLRYPAIMRKGAYVPMAAGSWVSGLVDSVVQTSLAMQLPFCANNVINHFVCEILAILKLACADIAINVISMAVSNLVVLVIPLLVISISYIFIIATILRIPSTEGKCKAFSTCSAHSTVVIIFYGTIFFMYAKPKSKSSVGPVNQDVVEALISLLYGVMTPMLNPLIYSLRNKDVKTAVKTMLGRKNSDGV, encoded by the coding sequence ATGGGGAGGACCAATGACTCCATGTTGACAGAATTTGTCCTGGTTGGGCTTTCTGCCCACCCAAAGCTCCAGACAGTTTTCTTCGCGCTAGTTTTGTGGATGTACCTGATGATCCTGCTGGGAAATGGAATCCTCATCTCAGTAATCATCTATGATTCTCACTTGCACacccccatgtatttcttcctctgtaatcTTTCCTTCCTGGACATTTGTTACACAAGCTCCTCTGTCCCACTAATTCTTGACAGCTTCCTGACAGTAAGGAAAAGAGTTTCCTTCTCTGGGTGCATGGTGCAAATGTTTCTCTCCTTTGCCATGGGGGCCACAGAGTGCGTGCTTCTAGGCATGATGGCActtgaccgctatgtggccatctgctaCCCACTGAGATACCCTGCCATCATGAGGAAAGGTGCCTACGTGCCCATGGCAGCTGGATCCTGGGTTTCTGGGCTTGTGGATTCAGTGGTACAGACATCTCTCGCAATGCAATTACCATTCTGTGCTAACAATGTCATTAACCACTTTGTCTGTGAAATTCTGGCTATCCTAAAACTGGCCTGTGCTGATATTGCAATCAATGTGATCAGCATGGCAGTGTCAAATCTGGTTGTTCTGGTTATTCCATTGCTGGTAATTTCCAtctcttacatttttattattgctacTATTCTTAGGATCCCTTCCACTGAAGGAAAATGTAAAGCATTCTCCACCTGCTCAGCCCACTCGACAGTGGTGATTATTTTCTATGGAACCATCTTCTTCATGTACGCAAAGCCCAAGTCTAAAAGCTCTGTTGGTCCAGTTAATCAAGACGTTGTTGAGGCCCTCATCTCCCTCTTGTATGGAGTGATGACCCCCATGCTCAATCCTCTCATCTATAGTctgaggaacaaggatgtgaagaCTGCTGTGAAGACCATGCTGGGTAGGAAAAACTCAGATGGAGTATGA